In the genome of Triticum urartu cultivar G1812 chromosome 5, Tu2.1, whole genome shotgun sequence, one region contains:
- the LOC125556172 gene encoding serine carboxypeptidase 1-like translates to MKSLPSYYLLLLIAVATLHGNAYASQEARLREFISSRKDTDSSTDTFSVRSIAERGAGSLGAESSASDQRSMKAANKVTALPGQPEGVDFDQYGGYVTVDEENGRALFYYLVESPSGASDKPLVLWLNGGPGCSSLGYGAMQELGPFRVAEDNKTLGRNMHAWNNAANVIFLESPAGVGFSYSNTSSDYDLSGDERTAADAYVFLVKWLERFPEYKGRAFYISGESYAGHYAPQLAVTILLHNTHNNRTIVNLQGILVGNPYLDDKRNNQGTIDFFWTHGVMSDEVYANVTEHCDSAGKACSGAWDAFDAGQIDAYNIYAPVCVDAPDGAYHPSGYLPGYDPCSDYPTIAYLNDPAVQDAFHARMTEWSPCRSFKWKDAPVTMLPSIKFLIENKLPVWIFSGDFDSVCPLPATRYSIQDLGLPVTTPWRPWVAKEEVAGYVQEYAGGLTFLSVRGAGHLVPSFQPERALIMLTSFLKGMLPPYMQD, encoded by the exons ATGAAGAGCCTTCCTTCCTACTACTTGTTGCTCCTCATTGCTGTGGCGACACTGCACGGCAATGCATATGCTTCCCAAGAGGCAAGGCTGAGAGAGTTCATCTCTTCTAGGAAGGACACTGACAGCAGCACTGACACGTTTAGCGTGCGTAGCATAGCCGAGAGGGGCGCTGGCAGCCTGGGCGCAGAGAGCTCTGCCTCTGACCAGCGCTCCATGAAGGCGGCCAACAAGGTCACGGCGTTGCCCGGGCAGCCGGAGGGCGTCGACTTCGACCAATACGGTGGGTACGTGACCGTCGACGAGGAGAACGGCCGCGCCCTCTTCTACTATCTCGTCGAATCGCCTTCCGGTGCCTCTGACAAGCCACTCGTCTTGTGGCTCAACGGAG GGCCAGGATGCTCGTCGCTGGGCTACGGCGCAATGCAGGAGCTCGGTCCCTTCCGTGTAGCTGAAGACAACAAAACGCTCGGCAGAAACATGCACGCCTGGAACAACG CGGCCAACGTGATCTTCCTGGAGTCCCCCGCCGGCGTCGGGTTCTCCTACTCCAACACGTCTTCAGACTACGATCTCAGCGGAGACGAGCGAACCGCCGCCGACGCGTACGTCTTCCTGGTGAAATGGCTCGAGAGGTTCCCCGAGTACAAGGGCCGCGCTTTCTACATTTCCGGCGAGAGCTACGCCGGCCACTACGCGCCACAGCTCGCCGTCACCATCCTGCTCCACAACACGCACAACAACAGAACCATAGTCAACCTGCAAGGCATCTTG GTTGGCAACCCTTATCTGGACGACAAGAGGAACAATCAGGGGACGATTGACTTCTTCTGGACCCACGGGGTGATGTCGGACGAGGTCTACGCCAACGTCACCGAGCACTGCGACTCTGCAGGTAAAGCATGCAGCGGCGCCTGGGACGCGTTCGACGCCGGCCAAATTGATGCGTACAACATCTACGCCCCCGTTTGCGTCGACGCGCCCGACGGAGCGTATCACCCCAGCGGCTAC CTGCCTGGGTATGATCCGTGCAGCGACTATCCTACCATTGCCTATCTCAATGATCCGGCGGTGCAGGACGCTTTCCACGCTAGGATGACGGAGTGGTCGCCATGCAG AAGCTTTAAGTGGAAAGACGCTCCAGTGACTATGCTCCCATCCATCAAATTCTTGATCGAGAACAAGCTTCCCGTTTGGATATTCAG TGGTGACTTCGACTCCGTTTGCCCTCTTCCGGCGACGAGGTACTCCATCCAAGACCTTGGCCTTCCTGTGACCACTCCATGGCGCCCATGGGTGGCAAAGGAGGAG GTGGCAGGATATGTCCAAGAGTACGCCGGTGGATTGACATTCCTATCAGTGAGAGGTGCCGGTCATCTTGTCCCGTCCTTCCAGCCTGAGAGGGCGTTGATAATGCTGACCTCTTTCCTGAAAGGGATGCTCCCCCCTTACATGCAAGACTAG